ACTCGGCGTGTTCGCGCGAGGTGGCGACCTGCCACCGGACCGTCGAGCCGTCGCCGTACGCGAGCGCCTCCTTCAGTTCGTCCCGGAGCGGGCCGGCGTCGACGCCGAGGGAGTTCCCGTCGTCGTCACCGAGTTCGTACACGCCGTACCGGTCCGGCACCGCCCGAAGCGTCTCCTTCGACAGGGGTTTCCAGGGCTTGCGGAGGCTCACGGCCCGGCCTCTGAATCGTCCCCAGCCTCGCTTTCGGCGTTCACGAACTCGTAGGAGTCTTCTCCCCAGTCGTCCTCGACGAACGCGAACACCCGGCCGCGGGCGGTTTCGGGGTCGGCTTCGACCTCGTAGCGGAGTTCGCCGACGCGACGGACGACGACTCCGGGGAACAGTTCTTCGTCCTCGTCCTGGTCGAGGACGACGCGGCCGACGCCGGTCGATTCGAGGATGTCGTCGTGGGTCTTG
This Salinigranum marinum DNA region includes the following protein-coding sequences:
- a CDS encoding DUF5796 family protein, which produces MSAPHRTDVAPSTLSVALLEEGVEVEYTDGRRTLYRGVPERVPGTLTTKPGRDLHVLVTDPTDSEGVLVYVNDRKTHDDILESTGVGRVVLDQDEDEELFPGVVVRRVGELRYEVEADPETARGRVFAFVEDDWGEDSYEFVNAESEAGDDSEAGP
- a CDS encoding DUF7508 domain-containing protein, with product MSLRKPWKPLSKETLRAVPDRYGVYELGDDDGNSLGVDAGPLRDELKEALAYGDGSTVRWQVATSREHAESMLDDHR